A genomic window from Vitis riparia cultivar Riparia Gloire de Montpellier isolate 1030 chromosome 18, EGFV_Vit.rip_1.0, whole genome shotgun sequence includes:
- the LOC117905534 gene encoding uncharacterized protein LOC117905534, whose protein sequence is MTFEEFTHKVLEKFDISLHVRRMHYTLKFNPRVIQDLEDEDDLDNVVSHSDDFANVYIVKSPGVEAIEANIPNTQLSLGGPHPTFPSSNASCDVSPNTMMLPRGFASRCADNEYTPLESNQFREAILGSGHTFKNANEFRNAIYQMSLAGRFQYKYKKNSPTHMSVKCSVEDCPWKITAHAVEGNEILRVYTYQRGVVVVEDVFRTTPEYLPRQICKDFERDHGVQLTYNQAWHLKEKAKERLYGSPRASYAFLPWLCHRLREINPRTIVEYTSHEGHFKQLFIAHAFSIQGFTMGCQPVLAIDSCHLSGPYKGALLSAIAYDADNGMFPLALGVVGSENYEDWY, encoded by the exons ATGACATTTGAAGAATTCACTCACAAGGTCTTAGAAAAATTCGACATTTCCCTTCATGTGAGGAGGATGCACTACACCCTCAAGTTTAACCCTAGAGTCATCCAAGATTTGGAAGATGAGGATGACTTGGATAACGTGGTTTCCCACAGTGATGACTTTGCAAATGTGTACATAGTCAAGTCACCTGGTGTGGAAGCCATAGAGGCAAATATACCGAATACACAATTGTCACTTGG AGGTCCACATCCTACGTTTCCTTCGTCTAATGCATCATGCGATGTAAGTCCTAATACTATGATGTTACCAAGAGGTTTTGCATCGCGTTGTGCAGATAATGAGTACACCCCTTTGGAATCGAATCAGTTTCGTGAGGCAATATTAGGTTCTGGACATACATTTAAGAATGCAAATGAGTTTCGGAATGCAATATACCAAATGTCATTAGCTGGAAGGTTTCAAtacaagtacaagaaaaattcaCCTACTCATATGTCAGTAAAGTGTTCGGTTGAGGATTGTCCTTGGAAGATAACAGCTCATGCTGttgaaggaaatgaaatattGCGAGTTTATACTTACCAa AGAGGTGTTGTTGTTGTTGAAGACGTGTTTAGAACAACTCCAGAATACCTTCCTCGACAAATTTGCAAGGATTTTGAACGTGATCATGGAGTTCAATTGACTTATAACCAAGCATGGcatcttaaagagaaggcaaaagAGCGTTTATATGGATCTCCACGTGCGTCCTACGCGTTTTTGCCTTGGTTATGCCATAGGCTAAGGGAAATTAACCCTAGAACTATTGTCGAGTACACTTCTCATGAAGGTCACTTCAAGCAATTGTTCATTGCCcatgcattttcaattcaagggttcACCATGGGGTGTCAACCGGTATTGGCTATTGATTCTTGCCACCTAAGTGGTCCATACAAAGGAGCTCTTTTGTCTGCCATTGCATATGATGCAGATAATGGAATGTTCCCTCTAGCCTTAGGTGTGGTTGGTTCAGAAAATTATGAGGATTGGTACTAG